A segment of the Vicinamibacteria bacterium genome:
ACATGATCGCTACTTTCTCGACCAGCTCGCCACGAAAGTTGCCGAGGTTGGCAATGGCGGGATCGAGCTTCACTGGGGCGGCTATCCGGACTTTCTGCGTGCCAAGGCACGCGCGCTCGAGCCCGAGCCGGCCCCCGAGCTTCCTCGCTTCGAGCTCGAAGAAGAGGACGAGCCGGTCGAAGCGGCACCGCCGAATCTGCCCGCGGGTACGCTGTCGAAGAACAAAACCCGGGCGCTCCAGGAGCGAGTGGAGGAGCTCGAGAAGCGGATCGCCGAGACCGAGATCGGAATCGAGAGTCTCGAGGCTCGAATGAGCGTTCCCGGTTTCTACGACGACCCGATCGCCTCCGAGCCCATCGTCTCGACCCACGAAAAACTCAAACGGGAGCTCGTGGCGCTCGAGAAGGAGTGGGAGGAAGTCTCGGAGAAGGTTCCAGGCTAGCGGCTTATCAGCGAACTAGCCGCGCCTGGACTCCAAAACCACCGGGGGTCGCCATCGGGCCGATCTCGATTCGCGAATCGGCGATCTCGAGCGACAACGACCGACCCACCAGGATCCCGACCGTCGCCCCGAAGACGACGTCACTGAGGTAATGGGCTCCCTCGTTCAGGCGGGAAGCACCCACGTAGCCCGCCACCGCATAGGCGGGAACGCCGACTTTCCATCCGTAGCGTCGATGGAGCACCGTCGCCGTCGCGAAAGTCCCGGACGCGTGGCCCGATGGAAACGATCGCTGATTGGATCCGTCGGGTCGCTCGCGTGATACGGCCACTTTGAGGCCGAACGTGAGCGACTGGGTGACGATCTGCGCGCGCACGAGCTCGCGGCCGAGCGTCTCGGCCCCTGGGCTCGACGCGAGCTTCCCCACACCCCAGATTGCAGCGGCGCCGCCAACTTGAACGAGAGCGCCACCCAGGATCTCGCCCGCCTCGAAGGCGTTGTCGAGTCCCGTCCCTCCGTTGATCTCGGAGTTGAAGCTGCCGTTCGCGATCTCATCGTCGAGGGTACTGGCGGCAAGACTCGCGCCGCCGCCCCCGGCGAGGACGAAAAGATTGTCTTTTTTCGTAAAGACGTCCCCGAAATCTCTACCGATCTGACGAAAGAAGTTGGGTGAGGGCTCGGGGCGCTCCGGAGTCGCTTCCTGCGGGCTCGCGGTCGCCGCTCGAGCACCGAGAGTCGAATCCCGGGCTTCGTCGTCGGCCGAGACGCAGACGCTCAGGAACAAAAAGACCCCGCCGAACCGTAGGCCTAGAGTTGCTGTTCCCACTGGAGATCGGTTGCCCCTTTCAACGTTTCTCGAATCTGAACGGAGCTCGGATCTAGTTCCGCCAGGTGTACTGGAGCTTCACCAGCAGCTCGTTGGAATCGTATTCCCAGATCCGGGTCATCGGGTCGCTGAGCGAGCGCTGGAGGTTGTGGTTGTAGACGACGAACAGATCCCCGAGGGGATCGAACGTCCAGCGCATCCGGGTGTTCGTTCCCAGCGACTCGCTCTCGTTGTCGTACTGGATGAAGCTGCTGAAATTCAGATCCGCGGATACCTTGACCGCGAACCGGCCGCTGTACAAGTTTTGCGTGAAGTCTCCATCCGGAAGCGAACCGATGTTGCGCTCGGCTCCGAGCTCCACCGAGATGAGAGGCCAGTTCAGAAAGAGCGTTCCTATGAATGACTCGAGATCGCCCCCGTAGAATTGACCGAACGCGTATCGGAGCTCACCGCTCACCCGGCGCTTGTCCGCCAGAGCTCCGGCAACGTGGTAACGGTTCCAGGTGTAGGAGCCCGCTTCGACGGTCACGACTTTTTCCTCGCTCTCGAAGAGCTCGAAATCCTCGTCGGGCCGGTCCCCTTCGGGCGACCAGCCGACCTCGAAGCTGTCGCCGCTCTCGAGGAGCCAGTTCACCGGAACGATACCCACGTGGTAGCTCTCCCATTGATTCTCCAGATCGTTGACGAGATAGAACGACGCCTCGTGGAACATCTGCCGCACGAGTGCCCAGTTGGGCCGGGGAGCGAAATCCACACCCCCTTCCCAGATATGCACGCCGCTTCGAGGCACGAAACCGAGCGAGGGGTCGAAGCCGTCGTCGAGACGGGTGGAGGTGATCGACATATCCAGCAAGTCGTTGGGGTAGTCGACGGAGAACCCGTAGGCGTTTTTGCGCTCCTCGAAATCCTCACGGTTGGTAGTCGCCCCGAAAAAGCTGGCGATGAGATTCTTCTCTCCGCGGAATTCCGACGTCTGGTAACGAAAGTCCGCTCCCGTCAACCAACTCCCGGTCCGGCCGATTTGATCTCCCGCGGTGGCGATCATGCCGACGGAAGATTCCGCCAGGATGTTCTGCCGGATGCGTACCGAGCCCATGGTCGCCTCCCCGAGGTCGAGACCCGACACGTTGCGCGTCCGCACCACGAGCGCGCCGACGTTGGTATTGCCCACCCGGCCGTTCACTTTGCCGCCGACGTCGATCGGGATCTGGAGGCCGTCGCCCCCCCCTTCTCCCTCTTCGAACAGGAGGCCGATGCGACGGCTGTAAAAAGGTACCATGGTTTCGTCCAGGCCCCAGCCGAATTGAAAGATATCCGACCCCTCGAGGAAGAACGTCCGCTTCTCCGGGAACTCAATCTCGAATCGCGTCAAGTTGGTTTGACGGGCGTCCACTTCGGTCTCGGCAAAATCCGTGTTGACCGTTACCGACGACAGAAGATTGGGACCGAGTCTCTGAGTCACGTCGAGGCTCGGGTCGCCGGTGAGCTCCCGATCCGCGTCGGGAGATTCTTTGGAGGCGCCCCCGGTAATGGCGGGACGAATGCTCAAGCCCCAGCCGAAGTCGAAGTCCGGAAGCTCGGTCAGGAGTCCGGCACGGCTCGTTTGCGCGACCTCGTAATCCTGGCTGGCGCCGGACCAGCGGCTGGTCTCCTGCAGACGCTGCACCCGCCGTTCGAGGTTGAAGCCCCAGTTGATGAGCCCTTTTCGATAACCGATGCTCTTGATGGGAATACGGATCTCCGCCGTCCAACCTTCTTCGTCTCGGGTAGTCTTCGCTTCCCAGACGGCATCCCAATCGCTGTTCACGTCTTCGCCCTGGGAAATCACCAGACCATCGAAGCGGGCAGCATTGGGATTGATGGCAAACACGTAGCCAGTGCGATTATCGAGAAACGTATCCAGGACGATGGTGATGTGATCCTCGTTGTCGAGCTCGTCGTCTCTCGCTTTGGAAAAGGCGACAATGCCCGCGGGATTGGGATCGTGGCAGGCGACGCCGATGATCAGCTCGTCGGGATTGCCCAGAACCCGGATGATGGTCTCTCCCGCCGGCTCCCCGCCTTCCTCGGGCTCGACCACGACCAGATTCTCGCTGGACTCAGCCGTCGCCCAGGCAGGCTCGGACAGCACGCCATCCAACTGAACGTCTTCTCTGGCGATGAAACCGACCCGGAGCCGGGGTCGCTCGATGGGCTCTTCCGCTTCTTCTTCCTGTTGGGATGCCTCCTCGGCGGCGGGCTCTTCGGGCTCCTCGCCAGACTGTGCAAACGCTTGAGTGACGAACGTCAAAAAGAAGGCAAGAGGTACAAAAATAGAGAAGAAGTAGTTCCGACGCTGCATATGCCCCCCAAGATACGCTACTACCTCGAGACGAGGTTGGGCCACGGCTGAGGAATGTCAAGTGTAATCCGCGATACTCGTTCTGACAAGTGGAATATTACTCGCCGGCGCATTTGTCCCGCGACTCTCTTCGTGCGTGGGGGAAGGCCGACAGTTCAGTTGTCGGGGAATACCCCCGCTGAGACTCCGTCTTGAAATCTCGAGACCGACGCATCACGAACGGATAGTCGCAAATTCGGATGCGGGCGTGGTTACCGGAAGGAAACGAGCAAGTAACGAGGGCGTAAAAACCGATGGAGCGTCACGCCGACGCCAGGTGGCGTACGCTTTGTTCTTGATCGTCGATGGGACCGACTCTATGATTCCTCGAGGATGTGAGCGTCGGCCTCGAGCGCGGTTCTCGAGGCTGCGAGGCGTCCCTGCCCGCCACACGTCGATACCGACTCGACCGTTCGTGAGATTGCCAAAAAGGTGTGGGAGTAGGAGTCATGGATACAAAGTACGACGGCAGGTCCCGGACGATGGTGGCCGCCTGTTTGGGATGGTTCGCCTGCAGCACCCCTCCTCCGGAATCGAGGAGCGCGGCTACCGAAGTCGTGCTCGAAGGCATCGCGATCAGCGAGGCGGCGCGATTCGTCGTGAGCCCGTCCGAGTGCACGACCCTCGACGCGACGCCCGACGGTCGGTTCGTACATATCGCGTGCCCCGTGGACGCTCCGCGAGGGAAGAGCGACGCATTCGTTTCGAGCGTCGCGGTCGTTCGCCACGACACCGGTTCGGATACGCCCTTCGTCGAATCGATGGCGACCGACTTGGGCGGGGGAGAGATCACCGACGTGGCCGTGGCTTCCGACGGGTCCTTTTTTGTCGTCAACATTCGCGAAGACGATGTGAATCACGTCAATTGCCTCCTCGTGATGCGAGATGGACAGGTCGGACAGAAGATCGACTTGAAGGCCCGCGCCGACGGGATTGGCCTTTCACCGGACGACAGGCTGCTCGTGGTTGCGGTCGAGAAAGGCGCCGCCATCGAGATCTACGACACCTCCGAGGCCGCCTCCAATGTCGTCCTCGCGGCCGTCGTCGACAGGGAGGCGATGCTTCCCTACTTCGACGGTGAGGAAGCCCGACTCGAAAGGGATGACATCGAGCCCGAGTCCGTCGCTTTCAGCGCCGATGGGAGGCTCGCTCTCGTCTCTCTCCAGGAACAGTCCTCCATAGCCCTAGTCAACCTCGAAAGACTGATCGAGGCGCGCGCGAGCGGAGGCGGCTCGCCACGAGCCCCCGAGGAAGTCGGGGCTCTTTCCCTGGAAGGCGTCGTACACCTGCCTTTCGGCTTCAAGAACGAGCGCGGGAGGCTGGTCGGTGTGGAGCCCGACGGGCTCAGCGTGAGCCCGGATGGGACGTTCGCGGTCACGGCCAACGAGGCGAGTACCCACACCCTGCAAGGTATCTCTGTCATCGATTTACGAAGAGGAGCCACCCAGGTCCCCGAGCCCCTCACTTTCTGCATCTTCGACATCGACCCGAGCCTGCTCGATGGCACAGGGGTCGGCGCGGCCGATGCATGCCAAGCTCAGAAAGGAAGCCCGCCGCCGGCCTATCATGACAATATTCCTCGAGTAGATCCCAACAACACCGTGATCCTGGACCGAGGGGGAAGGACCATCGCCGCGATC
Coding sequences within it:
- a CDS encoding phosphatase PAP2 family protein produces the protein MGTATLGLRFGGVFLFLSVCVSADDEARDSTLGARAATASPQEATPERPEPSPNFFRQIGRDFGDVFTKKDNLFVLAGGGGASLAASTLDDEIANGSFNSEINGGTGLDNAFEAGEILGGALVQVGGAAAIWGVGKLASSPGAETLGRELVRAQIVTQSLTFGLKVAVSRERPDGSNQRSFPSGHASGTFATATVLHRRYGWKVGVPAYAVAGYVGASRLNEGAHYLSDVVFGATVGILVGRSLSLEIADSRIEIGPMATPGGFGVQARLVR
- a CDS encoding DUF5916 domain-containing protein codes for the protein MQRRNYFFSIFVPLAFFLTFVTQAFAQSGEEPEEPAAEEASQQEEEAEEPIERPRLRVGFIAREDVQLDGVLSEPAWATAESSENLVVVEPEEGGEPAGETIIRVLGNPDELIIGVACHDPNPAGIVAFSKARDDELDNEDHITIVLDTFLDNRTGYVFAINPNAARFDGLVISQGEDVNSDWDAVWEAKTTRDEEGWTAEIRIPIKSIGYRKGLINWGFNLERRVQRLQETSRWSGASQDYEVAQTSRAGLLTELPDFDFGWGLSIRPAITGGASKESPDADRELTGDPSLDVTQRLGPNLLSSVTVNTDFAETEVDARQTNLTRFEIEFPEKRTFFLEGSDIFQFGWGLDETMVPFYSRRIGLLFEEGEGGGDGLQIPIDVGGKVNGRVGNTNVGALVVRTRNVSGLDLGEATMGSVRIRQNILAESSVGMIATAGDQIGRTGSWLTGADFRYQTSEFRGEKNLIASFFGATTNREDFEERKNAYGFSVDYPNDLLDMSITSTRLDDGFDPSLGFVPRSGVHIWEGGVDFAPRPNWALVRQMFHEASFYLVNDLENQWESYHVGIVPVNWLLESGDSFEVGWSPEGDRPDEDFELFESEEKVVTVEAGSYTWNRYHVAGALADKRRVSGELRYAFGQFYGGDLESFIGTLFLNWPLISVELGAERNIGSLPDGDFTQNLYSGRFAVKVSADLNFSSFIQYDNESESLGTNTRMRWTFDPLGDLFVVYNHNLQRSLSDPMTRIWEYDSNELLVKLQYTWRN